Proteins encoded within one genomic window of Panicum virgatum strain AP13 chromosome 1N, P.virgatum_v5, whole genome shotgun sequence:
- the LOC120654330 gene encoding ABC transporter E family member 2-like isoform X5, with protein MVQRLSRVAVVEEDRCKPKKCGQECKRNCPVVKIGKHCIEVGPKSKSALISEELCIGCGICVKKCPFGAITIINLPKDLDRDTTHRFGPNSFKLHRLPVPRPGQVLGLVGINGIGKSTALNILAGAIKPNLGRFNNPPDWHEILAYFHGSELQNYFKRMVENNLKPIMKPQVEIIHKNRNSCRGIVGQLLDRKDERGTKDQLCNELQLSEIIDREVAKLSGGELQRVGIAAAALQSAEIYMFDEPSSYLDVRQRLNAARVIKSLLRTNSYVIVVEHDLSVLDYMSDYVCCLYGKPGAYGVVTLPFSVREGVNIFLAGFIPTENLRFRDESLTFKIVDAQEDAEIKTYQQYKYPTMSKTIGNFKLTVVEGEFTDSQIVVMLGENGTGKTTFIRMLAGVEKPDTVDGVDIEVPEFYVSYKPQKIALTYPATKNGATH; from the exons ATGGTGCAGAGGTTGAGCCGCGTCGCGGTTGTAGAGGAGGACAGATGCAAGCCTAAAAAGTGTGGACAGGAGTGCAAACGAAACTGCCCCGTCGTGAAGATCG GGAAGCATTGCATCGAAGTCGGTCCAAAGTCCAAGTCTGCACTCATCTCTGAAGAACTGTGCATAGGCTGTGGTATTTGCGTCAAG AAGTGCCCCTTTGGTGCCATTACCATCATCAACCTTCCAAAGGATTTGGACAGAGATACCACCCATCGCTTTGGCCCAAACAGCTTCAAATTGCACAG GCTGCCTGTCCCGAGACCTGGTCAAGTTTTGGGCCTTGTTGGGATAAATGGAATTGGAAAGTCCACAGCACTTAACATCTTAGCTGGAGCGATCAAGCCTAACTTGGGAAGATTCAAT AATCCACCTGATTGGCACGAAATCCTTGCATACTTCCATGGGTCTGAACTTCAGAATTACTTCAAGCGTATGGTCGAGAATAACCTCAAG CCAATCATGAAGCCTCAGGTTGAGATAATACATAAAAACCGGAATTCTTGTCGAGGAATTGTAGGCCAACTACTTGATCGGAAGGATGAGAGGGGTACGAAAGATCAGCTGTGCAACGAACTTCAATTGAGTGAAATTATTGACCGAGAAGTAGCCAAACTTTCCGGTGGTGAGCTTCAAAGAGTTGGAATAGCAGCCGCTGCCCTACAAAGTGCGGAAATTTACATGTTTGATGAGCCATCAAGTTATCTTGATGTTAGGCAGAGGCTAAATGCTGCAAGAGTAATAAAGTCCCTGCTTAGAACAAACAG CTATGTCATCGTGGTGGAACATGACTTGAGTGTCTTAGATTACATGTCTGACTATGTTTGCTGTTTATATGGAAAACCTGGAGCATATGGCGTTGTTACACTGCCATTTTCGGTTCGAGAAGGTGTCAATATTTTCTTGGCTGGATTTATTCCAACAGAAAACCTTCGGTTCCGAGATGAATCTCTTACTTTCAAG ATTGTGGATGCCCAGGAAGATGCTGAGATCAAGACATATCAGCAGTACAAGTACCCTACCATGAGCAAAACAATTGGTAACTTTAAACTCACTGTCGTGGAAGGTGAATTCACTGATTCTCAGATTGTTGTGATGCTTGGTGAGAACGGGACAGGGAAGACCACATTCATCAGGATGCTA